In Neokomagataea tanensis, one genomic interval encodes:
- a CDS encoding glycosyltransferase family 2 protein has product MHRKKRIAVAAIIRDERSDILTWLGWYRNLGVDTLIIFDDGSSDGTTQIIRDAACCFDIRLYKIENQEGSHILRQKDVYLYVLKNIAPYFDWVGFFDADEFLFLEKNQNLADFFAQVPADVGAVAFNWCNYGSSGHVLKPQSPLIWAFDHHSTAQETINRHVKTFIRPAAWSGEWVNVHYFPLKNSRYVDASLNDMRWSKTPGISSETPDWSSGRILHYQARSMEHFIERAKRRRDVTLTVDDFRIIDRNELYAENPKKMWENIAPWIKKVELQSYVRAFKGLDNNQNNKSEYLNSEFNIYEIVHEHYRKKLFALYVPRAGEDKVFIFTVDEGGFPVPIKIEFDYRVCDEFVEYTLISIPSQNKFALQNPTTHKYLCALPSECNLKLSSSRKEISDWEKYSFKECDYPVIHPSLFLLLQDIFSYPVTLESISYFYKIDPKMMYYILPIAVKVLPPEETAQLEILLGFKIL; this is encoded by the coding sequence ATGCACCGAAAAAAAAGAATAGCTGTCGCTGCAATTATAAGGGACGAACGCTCTGATATTTTGACATGGCTTGGATGGTACAGAAATCTCGGCGTTGATACTTTAATTATTTTCGATGACGGTTCTTCCGACGGTACAACGCAGATAATACGCGATGCTGCATGCTGTTTCGATATTCGATTATACAAAATTGAAAATCAAGAAGGTAGCCATATCCTACGGCAGAAAGATGTTTACTTATATGTATTGAAAAACATTGCCCCGTATTTCGACTGGGTTGGTTTCTTTGATGCCGATGAGTTTTTATTTTTGGAAAAAAACCAAAATCTGGCAGATTTTTTTGCACAAGTCCCGGCTGATGTTGGTGCTGTAGCCTTTAACTGGTGCAATTATGGCAGCTCAGGGCACGTCTTAAAGCCTCAGTCCCCGCTAATTTGGGCTTTTGATCATCACTCCACTGCACAGGAAACAATAAATCGGCACGTAAAAACTTTTATAAGGCCTGCTGCTTGGTCTGGTGAGTGGGTCAACGTGCATTATTTTCCACTCAAAAATTCCCGGTATGTGGACGCATCCCTCAACGATATGAGGTGGTCTAAAACACCGGGAATTTCATCCGAAACGCCAGATTGGTCATCGGGCCGAATACTTCATTATCAGGCGCGCAGTATGGAGCATTTCATCGAAAGGGCGAAAAGAAGGCGGGATGTCACGCTTACTGTGGATGATTTTCGTATAATTGATAGAAATGAATTATACGCTGAAAATCCTAAAAAAATGTGGGAAAATATTGCTCCGTGGATTAAAAAAGTAGAGCTACAATCTTATGTACGCGCCTTTAAAGGCCTTGATAACAATCAAAATAATAAGTCCGAATATTTAAATTCTGAATTTAATATTTATGAAATTGTTCATGAACATTATAGGAAGAAGTTATTTGCTTTATACGTCCCTAGGGCGGGCGAAGATAAGGTATTTATTTTCACGGTAGACGAAGGTGGATTTCCCGTCCCAATCAAGATCGAGTTTGATTACCGGGTGTGTGACGAGTTCGTAGAATATACATTAATTTCAATTCCGTCACAAAATAAATTTGCTCTACAAAATCCGACGACACATAAGTATCTATGCGCATTACCATCGGAATGTAATCTAAAATTATCATCAAGTAGGAAAGAAATTAGTGATTGGGAAAAATACTCTTTCAAGGAATGCGATTATCCCGTTATTCACCCTTCACTATTTCTTCTTCTGCAAGACATATTTTCGTATCCAGTCACTTTAGAGTCTATCTCGTACTTTTATAAGATAGACCCTAAAATGATGTATTATATTCTACCTATTGCTGTGAAAGTTCTTCCACCAGAGGAGACGGCGCAGTTAGAAATCCTTCTGGGGTTTAAAATCCTGTAA
- a CDS encoding zinc-binding alcohol dehydrogenase family protein, producing MKAFGHSRASSLTDDNALIEIQAPTPEPQPHDVIVEIAAVSINPVDTKLRQSALPTSDAVRILGYDACGTVVATGGNVSKFRSGDRVFYAGSAIRPGSNAEYQAVDERIIAHAPKTLNVSEAAALPLTAITAWELLFDRLRVPLNNQFTDDTILIIGGAGGVGSILIQLARRLTGLRVVATASRPETIAWCEKMGAHHIIDHTRPLSQELKRLGIPHVRYVASLTQTAQHRDEILQVLAPQGALALIDDPGSFDIMPFKRKSLSVHWEFMFTRPIFETPDMSAQGHILSQVASLVDAGLIQTTLYHLNGAITLQNLLKAHALQESGKSIGKTVLTGF from the coding sequence ATGAAAGCCTTTGGCCACAGCCGAGCTTCGTCACTAACGGATGATAATGCTTTAATTGAAATACAGGCACCGACGCCCGAGCCACAGCCTCACGATGTTATCGTCGAGATTGCGGCAGTTTCAATAAATCCAGTAGACACTAAGCTCCGTCAGAGCGCTCTTCCAACTAGCGACGCCGTACGCATTCTGGGTTACGATGCCTGTGGAACTGTCGTCGCTACAGGTGGAAACGTATCAAAATTTCGCTCAGGTGATCGCGTCTTTTACGCCGGGAGTGCAATCCGGCCTGGCAGTAATGCTGAGTATCAAGCTGTAGATGAGCGCATTATCGCTCACGCCCCTAAAACATTAAATGTTTCAGAAGCCGCCGCATTGCCCCTCACTGCTATCACAGCATGGGAGCTCTTATTTGATCGTTTACGCGTGCCTCTCAACAACCAATTTACAGACGATACCATTTTAATCATTGGTGGCGCTGGCGGGGTTGGATCAATTTTAATACAGCTCGCCCGCCGTCTGACTGGTTTGCGTGTTGTCGCTACAGCTTCTCGCCCGGAAACAATTGCATGGTGCGAAAAGATGGGCGCGCATCATATCATTGATCACACACGCCCATTATCACAAGAACTCAAACGCCTTGGTATTCCGCATGTGCGCTACGTCGCAAGTCTCACGCAAACAGCACAGCACCGCGATGAAATATTGCAGGTACTTGCTCCACAGGGGGCGTTGGCGCTGATAGATGATCCGGGCAGTTTCGATATCATGCCCTTTAAGCGCAAATCATTGTCAGTACACTGGGAGTTCATGTTTACACGCCCAATATTTGAAACACCCGACATGAGCGCGCAAGGCCATATATTATCTCAAGTCGCTTCCTTGGTAGATGCGGGATTAATACAAACAACGCTCTACCACTTGAACGGTGCGATCACTTTACAAAATTTGCTCAAAGCACACGCACTACAAGAAAGCGGAAAATCTATCGGAAAGACTGTGCTTACAGGATTTTAA
- the ubiM gene encoding 5-demethoxyubiquinol-8 5-hydroxylase UbiM, with protein sequence MRYDVIIIGGGPTGLACAISLARDGREVCIVERSPLETLISPPFDGREIALTHHAVQWLKEAGAWEHIPADAVCPMYTARVETGRHSSLPLIFDAPKDGPDALGYMVANHHIRQSLYTIASNSPRIAIRAGVAIERAEHTVSAACVVLKGGEALSADLLVAADGRFSKMRETAGIGAIIDDFKRRIMVCRVRHPKSHENIALQWFDAGQTIAFLPILSDGEDGSISSLVLTLEEAEIERLCSLDEQAFNAEITQRSGGRLGELALASPRCSYPLKTVFAHRFKAPRLALIGDAAVGMHPITAHGFNLGLKGQETLARAIADGPKDAGAPSSLARYERQHRRATLPLYAGTNAIATLYTRDSTPAMAVRRLGLGLADRLIPFKKAITGMLMDQGH encoded by the coding sequence ATGCGTTACGACGTAATCATCATTGGTGGCGGGCCAACTGGCCTCGCATGCGCTATTTCTCTTGCACGAGATGGAAGAGAAGTCTGCATCGTGGAGCGTTCTCCCCTTGAAACGCTCATATCTCCACCGTTTGATGGCCGCGAAATAGCGCTCACACATCATGCCGTCCAATGGTTAAAAGAGGCCGGGGCTTGGGAGCACATTCCAGCTGATGCGGTCTGTCCCATGTATACCGCTCGCGTGGAAACGGGACGGCACTCGTCCCTCCCCCTTATCTTTGATGCTCCTAAAGACGGTCCGGACGCGTTAGGCTACATGGTGGCCAACCACCATATTAGACAATCTCTCTATACAATTGCATCCAATTCACCCCGCATAGCAATCCGTGCAGGCGTGGCTATTGAGCGCGCAGAACACACAGTCAGTGCCGCGTGTGTCGTACTCAAAGGGGGTGAAGCACTGTCAGCTGATCTGCTCGTTGCAGCAGACGGTCGTTTTTCAAAAATGCGCGAAACGGCAGGTATAGGGGCCATCATTGACGATTTTAAACGGCGGATAATGGTCTGCCGTGTGCGGCACCCAAAATCTCACGAAAACATAGCGCTTCAATGGTTTGATGCAGGCCAGACAATTGCCTTTCTACCGATCTTATCGGATGGAGAAGACGGATCAATTTCTTCCTTGGTCCTGACGCTGGAGGAAGCAGAAATTGAACGTCTTTGTTCTCTTGATGAACAAGCCTTTAATGCCGAAATTACGCAAAGGTCTGGCGGCCGCCTAGGGGAACTAGCATTAGCTAGCCCGCGATGCTCCTACCCTTTAAAAACCGTATTTGCGCATCGTTTTAAAGCCCCCCGTCTGGCACTTATTGGAGATGCCGCAGTTGGTATGCATCCAATTACGGCTCACGGCTTTAATTTAGGCCTCAAAGGGCAAGAGACTTTAGCTCGTGCCATCGCAGACGGCCCAAAGGATGCAGGCGCCCCAAGCAGCCTTGCGCGATACGAGCGGCAGCATCGTCGGGCTACGCTCCCGCTTTATGCCGGGACCAATGCCATAGCGACTCTTTACACCCGTGATAGTACGCCCGCCATGGCTGTTCGCCGCTTGGGATTGGGGCTGGCTGATCGTTTGATCCCCTTTAAAAAGGCCATCACCGGGATGCTTATGGACCAAGGGCACTAA
- a CDS encoding nitroreductase family protein, whose translation MLGAIHISIMSKSVLDTLLSRASTDQLVEPAPSGIELERILSAGLRAPDHGRLRPWRYTVIAGEYRTAFADQVCDAVIRQAPDTPDFKLKKRREKFRTIPAIIALGFHVQPEGKIPVSEQEAAVAAGAMNVLNALHFEGFSGVWVTGAFQKDQQLLESLGLTTPHRLEGFLLVGTPSNPELSKPRPDIKPYMAIWNGKNASFAADED comes from the coding sequence ATGCTTGGAGCGATCCATATTTCAATTATGAGCAAGTCCGTCCTTGATACCCTCTTGTCCCGCGCCTCAACCGATCAACTCGTTGAGCCCGCTCCTTCCGGAATTGAGCTGGAACGCATTTTGTCAGCGGGGCTTCGTGCCCCAGACCACGGACGTTTACGCCCTTGGCGCTACACTGTCATTGCTGGCGAATACCGCACAGCATTTGCAGATCAAGTGTGTGACGCGGTTATCCGCCAAGCACCGGATACGCCGGACTTTAAGCTTAAGAAACGCCGTGAGAAATTCCGCACCATCCCTGCGATCATTGCGCTTGGATTCCACGTACAACCAGAAGGCAAGATTCCTGTAAGTGAACAGGAAGCAGCGGTGGCTGCGGGGGCCATGAATGTATTAAATGCTTTGCATTTTGAAGGCTTCAGCGGCGTCTGGGTTACAGGTGCTTTTCAGAAAGACCAACAACTTCTGGAAAGTCTGGGTCTTACCACACCGCACAGGCTTGAGGGCTTTCTGCTTGTCGGAACACCGTCTAATCCGGAACTAAGTAAGCCGCGCCCAGATATAAAGCCATACATGGCAATCTGGAACGGGAAGAATGCCTCGTTCGCTGCAGATGAGGATTGA
- the hisB gene encoding imidazoleglycerol-phosphate dehydratase HisB, which produces MTDKRHAQLERTTSETEISVKLTIEGEGRADIETGIGFFDHMLTALARHSGMDLTVRAKGDLHIDDHHTVEDVGIVIGQVLRQAVGDKRGIERFGHALVPLDEALCEAVVDISGRPYLAWNVTFTREKIGTMDTELFEEFFRAFAMSAHVALHLTTKSGTNAHHIAESTFKSVARALRMAVARDPRALNSIPSTKGVL; this is translated from the coding sequence ATGACTGACAAACGCCACGCACAGCTGGAGCGTACGACCAGCGAAACCGAGATTTCTGTAAAACTCACCATTGAAGGTGAAGGCCGCGCAGATATTGAAACAGGCATTGGCTTCTTTGACCATATGCTTACGGCGCTGGCTCGCCATAGCGGGATGGATTTAACCGTCCGCGCGAAAGGCGATTTGCATATTGATGACCATCATACGGTTGAAGACGTTGGCATCGTAATAGGCCAGGTGTTGCGTCAAGCCGTTGGTGATAAGCGTGGCATAGAACGTTTTGGTCATGCACTTGTCCCGCTGGACGAAGCACTGTGCGAAGCCGTCGTTGACATATCGGGGCGCCCTTACCTTGCGTGGAACGTGACGTTCACACGTGAAAAGATCGGCACGATGGACACCGAACTTTTTGAGGAATTCTTCAGAGCGTTCGCTATGTCAGCACATGTTGCACTCCACCTGACCACGAAGTCAGGAACGAACGCCCATCATATTGCTGAAAGTACGTTTAAGTCAGTTGCGCGGGCATTGAGGATGGCAGTTGCAAGAGACCCAAGAGCACTCAACAGCATTCCTTCAACAAAGGGGGTTTTGTGA
- the hisH gene encoding imidazole glycerol phosphate synthase subunit HisH yields MRIVVIDYNGGNLASAAEAARKAAARFDLHAEVSISRDTTDILNADRLILPGQGAMADCARGLGTELRSLLETATENGTPFLGICVGMQLMCDYGVEYGRTEGLGWISGSIQKITEAQKEGLRLPHMGWNTLDFIPGQHLLTKGLTPGDHGYFVHSYALHDGSENDLVASSNYGARIPAIVARGNRCGTQFHVEKSQDVGLTIMGNFLKWEM; encoded by the coding sequence ATGCGTATTGTCGTAATTGATTATAATGGTGGTAACCTTGCATCTGCCGCCGAGGCTGCAAGAAAAGCCGCTGCGCGCTTTGACCTTCATGCAGAGGTTTCGATCTCTAGAGACACAACTGATATACTAAATGCTGACCGCCTGATTTTACCAGGCCAAGGCGCAATGGCGGATTGTGCCCGAGGACTTGGCACGGAGTTACGGTCGTTGTTGGAAACAGCGACTGAAAACGGTACGCCTTTTTTAGGCATTTGTGTCGGCATGCAGCTAATGTGTGATTACGGTGTGGAGTATGGCCGCACCGAAGGTCTGGGCTGGATATCAGGCTCCATCCAGAAAATCACCGAAGCACAAAAAGAAGGGCTGCGCTTACCGCATATGGGTTGGAATACCCTTGATTTTATTCCTGGGCAGCATTTGTTAACAAAAGGTCTGACACCCGGCGATCACGGTTATTTTGTACATTCTTACGCCCTGCATGATGGGTCTGAGAACGACTTGGTAGCAAGCAGCAACTACGGAGCGCGCATACCGGCCATCGTGGCGCGAGGTAATCGTTGCGGAACGCAATTCCACGTCGAAAAAAGTCAAGATGTTGGGCTTACAATCATGGGTAATTTCCTCAAATGGGAGATGTAA